In Methanothermobacter sp. K4, one genomic interval encodes:
- a CDS encoding ATP-dependent DNA helicase, whose amino-acid sequence MGGEIQLTDEQRRAVEHFTGPMLVVAGPGAGKTRIIVERVAHLTERKGVDPGSLVVITFTKKAADELKERILRRVGSRAEEMQISTIHSFCNRILRMYPDHHPLGSHFHVLDEEKQLMFIYDHREELGLRHTPRERFLKLQAFFSECQENMIEPDALLEYHRSHGSKRMQIVAAEAYGKYIKLMEEKRVLDFSGMQWQVVKLLESDDRVLEDLRSRYRFLMVDEYQDTNPIQERFLELLTGDEKNIFAVGDEDQSIYGFRGSTPENFLGFEDKYDAEVVMLERNFRSVPSIVDITQRFMEGYRDYPKTIRPVRNSKNRVFILDNPTHQDEPRNIVSIIRALVDHNVIPHQGYVTLLFRSVKHDAGEIMNELRREGMPFNVYGEGGFFDREEILYIIQLLHHTRSIRRRIIKKLSPENTEHFESDFMDITGESIEIIRNMDEEGLRSFRTHEEFREAGFTHQDDIEKLVALNRLIDSEPGVLERYYEILEISRYPHRLLERADDESREKLYNLARFSSIIKDYERVSSEPTVEGLMEFVRMAMTGSVKKYDQILLDNPYSVNVMTMHRAKGLEFPAVIICSVFNGKLPRNRGNPKEASNTELPRNGEDHEDLFIPKELRKGTERKDFLEERRLFYVGMTRAQDILIISATENHRGRLGYSPFIEDLISASRITSDKLGRIDPEYARIEVIKNTCEVGDIESMETFRMSFTELNTYLTCPFRYMMLYEYGFDVPSTMNQLYGMAVHECLRRINRRLMRGEAITDGYIHELASETLRDLNLSREAFDAFKSKLKRYIEDIRSRAARIISAEKPFSIMRDGFMLTGQTDLIIENSNGGLELVDFKAMTGEGIESTDISLQLGLYRHALEEDFDGFLAYTFEDSEWHEIEPLDDVEAVLIEVAGRVRREEFPARKNDFCRWCTFHSICEHVAGIYGTL is encoded by the coding sequence ATGGGAGGGGAGATCCAGCTCACAGATGAACAGCGCAGGGCTGTTGAACACTTCACCGGGCCCATGCTGGTTGTTGCAGGGCCAGGGGCCGGGAAGACAAGGATCATAGTTGAGAGGGTGGCCCACCTCACAGAGAGGAAGGGGGTTGACCCAGGAAGCCTAGTGGTGATAACCTTCACAAAGAAGGCTGCTGATGAGCTTAAGGAGAGGATACTCAGGCGCGTGGGTTCAAGGGCAGAGGAGATGCAGATATCCACCATACACTCATTCTGCAACCGCATACTCCGCATGTACCCGGATCACCACCCCCTGGGTTCCCACTTCCATGTCCTGGATGAGGAGAAACAGCTCATGTTCATCTACGACCACAGGGAAGAACTTGGATTAAGGCACACCCCCAGGGAACGCTTCCTCAAACTCCAGGCCTTCTTCAGCGAATGCCAGGAGAACATGATTGAACCGGATGCGCTCCTGGAATACCACCGCTCCCATGGTTCAAAAAGAATGCAGATCGTCGCTGCAGAGGCATATGGCAAATACATCAAACTCATGGAGGAGAAGAGGGTCCTGGACTTCTCAGGGATGCAGTGGCAGGTCGTAAAACTTCTTGAAAGTGATGATAGGGTCCTCGAGGACCTCAGGTCAAGGTACAGGTTCCTCATGGTTGACGAGTACCAGGACACAAACCCCATACAGGAGAGGTTCCTGGAGCTCCTTACAGGGGATGAAAAAAACATATTCGCAGTTGGGGATGAGGACCAGAGCATCTATGGCTTCAGGGGGTCCACACCAGAGAACTTCCTGGGCTTCGAGGACAAGTACGATGCAGAGGTTGTGATGCTGGAGAGGAACTTCCGATCGGTCCCCAGCATAGTGGACATCACCCAGAGGTTCATGGAGGGGTACAGGGACTACCCCAAGACCATAAGGCCGGTGAGGAACTCAAAAAACAGGGTCTTCATCCTTGACAACCCCACCCACCAGGACGAGCCACGCAACATAGTCAGCATAATAAGGGCCCTCGTTGATCACAATGTGATCCCCCACCAGGGGTACGTGACACTCCTCTTCAGGAGTGTTAAACACGATGCAGGCGAGATAATGAATGAACTCAGAAGGGAGGGCATGCCCTTCAATGTTTACGGTGAGGGCGGATTCTTTGACAGGGAGGAGATACTCTACATCATACAGCTCCTCCACCACACAAGGAGTATAAGGAGGAGGATAATCAAGAAACTGAGCCCTGAAAACACCGAGCATTTCGAGAGCGACTTCATGGATATAACGGGTGAAAGTATTGAGATAATCAGGAATATGGATGAAGAGGGCCTCAGATCATTCAGAACCCATGAAGAATTCAGGGAAGCTGGATTCACCCATCAGGATGACATCGAAAAACTCGTCGCCCTCAACAGACTCATAGACAGTGAACCCGGCGTCCTTGAGAGGTACTATGAGATCCTTGAGATCAGCAGGTACCCCCACAGGCTCCTTGAGAGGGCTGATGATGAGTCAAGGGAGAAACTCTACAACCTTGCAAGGTTCAGTTCAATAATCAAGGACTATGAGAGGGTATCCTCAGAGCCCACCGTGGAGGGCCTCATGGAGTTTGTGAGGATGGCGATGACAGGAAGCGTTAAGAAGTACGACCAGATACTCCTTGACAACCCGTACTCGGTCAATGTCATGACCATGCACAGGGCGAAGGGCCTTGAGTTTCCTGCTGTCATAATCTGCTCAGTTTTCAATGGTAAATTGCCCAGGAATAGGGGGAATCCTAAGGAAGCCTCCAATACTGAATTGCCCAGGAATGGAGAAGATCATGAGGACCTGTTCATCCCGAAGGAACTCAGAAAGGGCACAGAAAGGAAGGATTTCCTCGAGGAGAGGAGACTCTTCTATGTGGGAATGACAAGGGCCCAGGACATACTTATAATCTCTGCGACAGAGAACCACCGGGGAAGACTGGGGTATTCACCATTCATAGAGGACCTCATATCAGCTTCAAGGATAACAAGCGATAAACTGGGGAGGATAGACCCTGAATATGCCAGGATAGAGGTCATAAAGAACACCTGTGAGGTGGGGGATATTGAATCCATGGAGACCTTCAGGATGAGCTTCACAGAACTCAACACCTACCTCACATGCCCATTCAGGTACATGATGCTCTACGAGTACGGCTTCGATGTCCCGTCAACCATGAACCAGCTCTATGGTATGGCTGTCCATGAGTGCCTCAGGAGGATAAACAGGCGCCTCATGAGGGGTGAGGCCATAACCGATGGTTACATACACGAGCTGGCATCAGAGACCCTCAGGGATCTGAATTTAAGCAGGGAGGCATTTGATGCCTTTAAGTCCAAACTTAAACGCTACATTGAGGATATAAGGTCCCGCGCAGCCCGAATAATCTCTGCAGAGAAACCCTTCAGCATAATGAGGGATGGCTTCATGCTGACAGGTCAGACAGACCTCATCATAGAAAACTCCAATGGCGGACTGGAACTCGTTGACTTCAAGGCAATGACAGGGGAGGGTATAGAGTCAACGGATATCTCTCTTCAGCTTGGACTCTACAGGCACGCCCTTGAAGAGGACTTTGATGGCTTCCTTGCCTACACCTTTGAGGATTCAGAGTGGCATGAGATAGAGCCACTGGATGATGTTGAAGCGGTTCTCATTGAGGTTGCAGGCAGGGTGAGGAGGGAGGAATTCCCTGCAAGGAAGAACGATTTCTGCAGGTGGTGCACCTTCCACTCCATATGTGAGCATGTAGCAGGTATTTATGGGACCCTTTAG
- a CDS encoding ARPP-1 family domain-containing protein codes for MNEIVESWLGSLEFLKPQVSDQMEVIPVRAPEGSQNYLTLKEAMSNDLISIGEVDEYGSVPRVLAVNRAAEPVLIIDGEELEGAKQNRVANATVLVPEKSETMIPVSCVEQGRWSYTSKEFRDPERVAALNVRVTKTRTVTENLENLGRGAEIDDTPADEENLENIGRSAEIDDTPADEHVIRDTFEDIREINIRNQEELLTAYCSRQSSVWDEVNRLHRRTGSTSKTGAMADAYRKKRKTLEEFKKPFKPVKGQNGVLVAINGRIAGFELVSRSSAYRELHDKIIKSYAIEAMLHDAATYEPVDPEGFIERIMNADEHRYPSPGYGIDHRYTSEGLVGSALTHAGEVIHSVFFNLQDESGRIRGYRERAETMRRNNNI; via the coding sequence TTGAATGAGATAGTTGAGAGCTGGCTGGGAAGCCTGGAGTTCCTCAAACCCCAGGTTTCAGATCAGATGGAGGTCATCCCTGTTAGGGCGCCTGAGGGGAGCCAGAACTACCTTACACTCAAAGAGGCCATGAGCAATGACCTCATAAGTATAGGTGAGGTTGACGAATATGGCTCAGTACCCAGGGTACTTGCAGTTAACCGGGCTGCTGAACCCGTACTCATAATTGACGGGGAGGAACTGGAGGGTGCCAAGCAGAACCGTGTGGCCAACGCCACCGTTCTGGTGCCTGAGAAGTCAGAAACCATGATACCTGTAAGCTGCGTGGAGCAGGGCAGATGGTCCTATACCTCAAAGGAGTTCAGGGACCCTGAAAGGGTCGCTGCACTCAACGTCAGGGTTACCAAGACAAGAACCGTGACAGAGAACCTTGAGAACCTTGGAAGAGGGGCTGAAATAGATGATACACCTGCGGATGAAGAGAACCTTGAGAACATTGGCAGAAGCGCTGAAATAGATGATACACCCGCAGATGAGCATGTCATCCGTGACACCTTTGAGGATATCCGGGAGATCAACATCAGGAACCAGGAAGAGTTACTGACGGCGTACTGCTCACGCCAGAGCAGCGTATGGGATGAGGTTAACAGGCTACACAGGAGGACCGGCTCAACCTCAAAAACAGGTGCGATGGCAGATGCCTACAGAAAGAAGAGAAAGACACTGGAGGAATTCAAAAAACCATTCAAACCAGTGAAGGGGCAGAACGGAGTGCTTGTTGCAATCAACGGTAGAATTGCAGGATTTGAACTTGTATCAAGAAGTTCGGCCTACAGGGAACTCCATGATAAGATCATAAAGAGCTATGCAATCGAGGCCATGCTCCATGATGCGGCCACATACGAACCTGTGGACCCTGAGGGCTTCATTGAGAGGATCATGAACGCAGATGAACACCGTTACCCATCCCCGGGCTATGGGATAGACCACCGGTACACCTCTGAGGGTCTTGTGGGCTCAGCCCTGACACATGCAGGTGAGGTCATACATTCTGTGTTCTTCAACCTACAGGATGAGAGCGGGCGAATTAGAGGCTACAGGGAGAGGGCCGAGACCATGAGGAGAAACAACAACATTTAA